From Myxococcus stipitatus, a single genomic window includes:
- a CDS encoding 4-hydroxyphenylpyruvate dioxygenase family protein yields MAKLESLGIKTLESVHWYVHDLERSRDFYTRGLDFAELGVSSPDLEIPGKQKSAVFQAGDVVLMVSQPVGEGGRAWRYLRKHPDGVGTLNFEVEDAEKTFRLLEARGATFINDIQRFTDARGGKLALFSITTPFGDTTFRFIQRDGYRALFPGYLHHDTPKGGKNRYGFGRVDHVTSNFQTMRPMLLWMEHVMGFEKFWHIEFHTEDVAATEKRAHGSGLKSEVMWDPRSGVKFANNEPYRPFFKASQINLFNEDHRGDGVQHLALTVKDILGAVKDMRAAAGIEFMPTPGAYYDALPERIQRMGIKRIDEDIQTLRDLQILIDGDKENSYLLQIFMKDAASLYKQASAGPFFYEIIQRKGDQGFGGGNFRALFESIERQQQADGRI; encoded by the coding sequence ATGGCGAAGCTGGAGTCGTTGGGCATCAAGACCCTGGAGAGCGTTCACTGGTACGTGCATGACCTGGAGCGCAGCCGCGACTTCTACACGCGGGGGTTGGACTTCGCGGAGCTGGGGGTGTCGTCGCCGGACCTGGAGATTCCGGGCAAGCAGAAGTCGGCGGTGTTCCAGGCCGGTGACGTGGTGCTGATGGTGAGCCAGCCGGTGGGCGAGGGGGGGCGCGCGTGGCGCTACCTGCGCAAGCACCCGGACGGCGTGGGCACGCTCAACTTCGAGGTGGAGGACGCGGAGAAGACGTTCCGGTTGTTGGAGGCGCGGGGCGCCACGTTCATCAACGACATCCAGCGCTTCACGGACGCGCGGGGTGGCAAGCTGGCGTTGTTCTCCATCACCACGCCCTTCGGGGACACGACGTTCCGGTTCATCCAGCGGGATGGCTACCGCGCGCTGTTCCCGGGCTACCTCCACCACGACACGCCCAAGGGTGGGAAGAACCGCTACGGCTTCGGCCGGGTGGACCACGTCACGTCGAACTTCCAGACGATGCGGCCCATGCTCCTGTGGATGGAGCACGTGATGGGCTTCGAGAAGTTCTGGCACATCGAGTTCCACACCGAGGACGTGGCGGCGACGGAGAAGCGCGCGCACGGCAGCGGCCTGAAGTCCGAGGTGATGTGGGACCCGAGGAGCGGGGTGAAGTTCGCGAACAACGAGCCGTACCGGCCGTTCTTCAAGGCCAGTCAGATCAACCTCTTCAACGAGGACCACCGGGGCGACGGCGTGCAGCACCTGGCGCTGACGGTGAAGGACATCCTGGGCGCGGTGAAGGACATGCGCGCGGCGGCGGGCATCGAGTTCATGCCCACGCCGGGCGCGTACTACGACGCGCTGCCCGAGCGCATCCAGCGCATGGGCATCAAGCGCATCGACGAGGACATCCAGACGCTGCGCGACCTGCAGATCCTCATCGATGGGGACAAGGAGAACAGCTACCTGCTCCAGATTTTCATGAAGGACGCGGCGAGCCTCTACAAGCAGGCGTCGGCGGGCCCGTTCTTCTACGAAATCATCCAGCGCAAGGGCGACCAGGGCTTCGGTGGCGGCAACTTCCGCGCCCTGTTCGAGAGCATCGAGCGCCAGCAGCAGGCGGACGGACGCATCTAG
- a CDS encoding fumarylacetoacetate hydrolase family protein — translation MKLATLKDGTRDGRLIVVKRDNSAYALATNVALTLQAALDDWDAKEPQLRALAAQLEADAVQSRPLDVRALAAPLPRAYEWVDGSAYINHVILVRKARNAEPPATLRTDPLVYQGGSGDFLGPTDDIPLADEAWGLDFESEVAVILGDTPQGTKAQDAAKHVKLLMLANDVSLRNLIPDELAKGFGFFQSKPATAFSPFAVTPDELGGAWRDGRVHLRLRSVLNGQQVGDTDAGPEMHFSFFDLIQHLCKTRSYTAGTILGSGTVSNADRARGISCLAEQRMIETIEQGKPTTPFMKVGDTIDIEMTGEDGQSLFGRISQKVVEKKP, via the coding sequence GTGAAGCTCGCGACGCTCAAGGATGGAACCCGTGATGGGCGGCTCATCGTCGTCAAGCGGGACAACTCGGCCTACGCGCTGGCCACCAACGTGGCGTTGACGCTCCAGGCCGCGCTCGACGACTGGGACGCGAAGGAGCCGCAGCTGCGCGCGCTCGCCGCGCAGCTGGAGGCGGACGCGGTGCAGAGCCGCCCGCTGGACGTGCGCGCGCTCGCGGCGCCGCTGCCGCGCGCCTACGAGTGGGTGGATGGCAGCGCGTACATCAACCACGTCATCCTGGTGCGCAAGGCGCGCAACGCGGAGCCGCCGGCCACGCTGCGCACCGACCCGCTGGTGTACCAGGGCGGCTCCGGGGACTTCCTCGGGCCCACCGACGACATCCCCCTGGCGGACGAGGCGTGGGGCCTGGACTTCGAGAGCGAGGTCGCGGTCATCCTCGGCGACACGCCCCAGGGCACGAAGGCCCAGGACGCGGCCAAGCACGTGAAGCTGCTGATGCTGGCCAACGACGTGTCCCTGCGCAACCTCATCCCGGACGAGCTGGCCAAGGGCTTCGGCTTCTTCCAGAGCAAGCCCGCCACCGCCTTCAGCCCCTTCGCGGTGACGCCGGACGAGCTGGGCGGCGCGTGGCGCGACGGGCGCGTGCACCTGCGCCTGCGCTCGGTGCTCAACGGCCAGCAGGTGGGCGACACCGACGCGGGGCCGGAGATGCACTTCTCCTTCTTCGACCTCATCCAGCACCTGTGCAAGACGCGCAGCTACACCGCCGGCACCATCCTGGGCAGCGGCACGGTGTCCAACGCGGACCGCGCGCGCGGCATCTCCTGCCTCGCCGAGCAGCGGATGATCGAAACCATCGAGCAGGGCAAGCCCACGACGCCCTTCATGAAGGTGGGCGACACCATCGACATCGAGATGACCGGCGAGGACGGGCAGAGCCTCTTCGGCCGCATCTCCCAGAAGGTCGTGGAGAAGAAGCCATGA
- the maiA gene encoding maleylacetoacetate isomerase gives MKGVRLHNYWRSSASWRARLGLHLKGVSFEYVPVHLLKDGGQQNTDAYRAINPMRTVPTLEWEEADGTTRRLSQSLAILEYLEEVVPSPSLLPRDAYLRGRTRMLAEMVNSGIQPLHNTAVVQRIKNELRADEKAWAAYWLDRGLGALEAAVQPTAGRYCVGDAVTVADVCLVPQLYAARRFGADLSRCATLLRIEAACAELPAFQAAHPDRQPDAVPV, from the coding sequence ATGAAGGGCGTGCGGCTGCACAACTACTGGCGCTCGTCCGCGTCGTGGCGCGCGCGCCTGGGGTTGCACCTCAAGGGGGTGTCGTTCGAGTACGTGCCGGTGCACCTGCTCAAGGACGGCGGGCAGCAGAACACGGACGCCTACCGCGCCATCAACCCCATGCGCACGGTGCCCACGCTGGAGTGGGAGGAGGCGGACGGCACGACGCGCCGGCTGTCCCAGTCGCTGGCCATCCTCGAGTACCTGGAGGAGGTGGTGCCGTCGCCCTCGCTGCTCCCCAGGGACGCGTACCTGCGTGGCCGGACGCGGATGCTGGCGGAGATGGTGAACTCCGGCATCCAGCCCCTGCACAACACCGCCGTGGTGCAGCGCATCAAGAACGAGCTGCGGGCGGACGAGAAGGCGTGGGCGGCGTACTGGCTGGACCGGGGGCTGGGGGCGCTGGAGGCGGCGGTGCAGCCGACGGCGGGGCGCTATTGCGTGGGGGACGCCGTGACGGTGGCGGATGTCTGCCTGGTGCCGCAGCTGTACGCGGCGCGGCGGTTCGGCGCGGACCTGTCGCGTTGCGCCACCCTGTTGCGAATCGAAGCGGCGTGCGCTGAGCTGCCGGCGTTCCAGGCGGCGCATCCGGACCGTCAACCGGACGCGGTCCCCGTCTGA
- a CDS encoding OsmC family protein: MTTHDSTLLAAAVVESQDGYTQSIRTGKHHFMADEPAALGGADQGPAPYQLLMGSLGACTAITLKMYAARKQWDLSPFTVKLKLLREGDVERVERVLSVGPGVTEEQKARLLEIAAKTPVTLTLSRALRIETTFAT, translated from the coding sequence ATGACCACGCATGACTCCACGTTGCTGGCGGCGGCCGTCGTCGAGAGCCAGGACGGCTACACGCAGTCGATTCGCACCGGCAAGCACCACTTCATGGCGGACGAGCCGGCGGCGCTCGGCGGCGCGGACCAGGGGCCCGCGCCCTACCAGCTCCTCATGGGTTCGCTGGGTGCGTGCACGGCCATCACCCTGAAGATGTACGCGGCGCGCAAACAGTGGGACCTGAGCCCCTTCACCGTGAAGCTCAAGCTGCTGCGCGAAGGGGACGTCGAGCGCGTGGAGCGCGTGCTCTCCGTCGGCCCAGGCGTGACGGAGGAGCAGAAGGCGCGGCTGCTCGAGATCGCCGCGAAGACGCCGGTGACGCTCACCCTCTCCCGAGCGCTGCGCATCGAGACGACTTTCGCCACCTGA